A stretch of the Lolium perenne isolate Kyuss_39 chromosome 3, Kyuss_2.0, whole genome shotgun sequence genome encodes the following:
- the LOC127345258 gene encoding BAG family molecular chaperone regulator 4-like — protein MVKIPSPRRLFRSRSKSTVGSGGSVDMCAMVAEHEKIEWEVRPGGMLVQKRRSPDDDLDDVETILVKVSTGGGWQHDVSIDATATFGDLKVMLSLATGLWPREQRLLYRGRERDDGDHLHMAGVQDGDKVLLLEDPAVTERKLRSTTLAQLMGVPCHSFIQV, from the coding sequence ATGGTGAAGATTCCGAGCCCGAGGAGGCTGTTCAGGAGCCGGTCGAAGAGCACCGTGGGAAGCGGCGGCAGCGTGGACATGTGCGCGATGGTGGCGGAGCACGAGAAGATCGAGTGGGAGGTGCGGCCGGGCGGGATGCTGGTGCAGAAGCGGCGGTCCCCGGACGACGACCTCGACGACGTGGAGACCATCCTCGTGAAGGTCtccaccggcggcgggtggcAGCACGACgtgtccatcgacgccaccgccaccTTCGGCGACCTCAAGGTGATGCTGTCGCTCGCCACGGGCCTCTGGCCCAGGGAGCAGCGGCTGCTGTACCGGGGCAGGGAGAGGGACGACGGCGACCACCTGCACATGGCCGGCGTCCAGGACGGGGACAAGGTGCTCCTGCTGGAAGATCCCGCCGTCACCGAGCGGAAGCTCCGGTCCACCACCCTCGCGCAGCTCATGGGCGTGCCATGCCATTCCTTCATCCAAGTCTAG